From a region of the Synechococcus sp. PCC 7502 genome:
- a CDS encoding DUF1800 family protein has protein sequence MDALAKKAHFLRRASFGATIEELNSSISISELLNKWLNSRENAPVPNLGVVEKNGKLRRDQTLKFSDWLINQTIYAKNPLQEKVVNFWRDHFVVSAKKVGLPHSLADYDSRLRTYALGDFRELLWSVTTSPAMLSYLDNGQNRSGKINENFSREVMELFTLGRGQYSEKDIQEGARALTGWAIKPNLLSVPEALFLPRRHDQGIKTYLGKTGNLNTEDVVDILANHPSTARTIARKLWSVFAYPNPEPNVVDRLAKVYKQSDRNIKSLVSAIFSSPELYSTKAYRSLLKTPIYFMIGSIRQLEIQADSLKVLGSLKAMGEVFYNAPTVKGFAQGKAWLTAPSLLTRLNLAQQMTQNYGDNGGFNYDPKELTTKDLVALLLDGNTESSIVDALKGLSPRDATALILSSPTYQLA, from the coding sequence ATGGATGCATTAGCTAAAAAAGCTCACTTTCTGCGCAGAGCTAGTTTTGGAGCGACCATAGAGGAATTAAATAGTTCCATATCCATTTCAGAATTATTAAATAAATGGCTGAACTCTAGAGAAAATGCTCCCGTTCCTAATTTAGGCGTAGTTGAAAAGAATGGAAAGCTTAGGCGCGATCAAACCTTAAAATTTTCCGATTGGCTAATTAATCAAACTATCTATGCCAAAAATCCTTTACAGGAGAAAGTGGTTAATTTCTGGAGAGATCATTTTGTGGTATCCGCTAAAAAAGTGGGCTTACCTCATTCTCTTGCCGATTATGATTCCCGACTGCGCACCTATGCTTTAGGGGATTTTCGAGAACTATTATGGTCGGTTACTACCAGTCCAGCTATGCTTTCTTACTTGGATAACGGGCAAAATCGATCAGGCAAAATTAACGAGAATTTTAGCCGTGAAGTTATGGAATTATTTACCCTAGGGCGGGGACAGTACAGCGAAAAAGATATTCAGGAAGGTGCTAGAGCTTTAACTGGATGGGCGATTAAACCTAATCTCTTGTCTGTTCCAGAAGCTTTATTTCTACCGCGCCGTCACGATCAGGGGATTAAGACTTATTTAGGCAAAACGGGAAACCTTAACACAGAAGACGTGGTGGATATCTTAGCAAATCATCCCAGTACAGCTCGAACTATTGCCCGTAAACTTTGGAGTGTTTTTGCCTATCCCAATCCAGAACCTAATGTAGTCGATCGCCTTGCTAAGGTATATAAACAGAGTGATCGCAATATTAAATCCCTAGTTTCTGCCATCTTTTCAAGTCCCGAACTGTACAGCACGAAAGCTTATAGAAGTCTATTAAAAACTCCCATATATTTTATGATTGGCAGCATCCGTCAATTGGAAATCCAAGCTGATAGCCTTAAAGTCTTAGGAAGTTTAAAGGCTATGGGGGAAGTTTTCTATAATGCACCTACGGTTAAAGGCTTTGCCCAAGGTAAGGCTTGGTTAACGGCTCCATCACTTTTAACCCGCCTAAATTTGGCACAACAAATGACCCAAAACTATGGAGATAATGGTGGGTTTAACTACGATCCGAAAGAACTTACCACTAAGGATTTAGTTGCTTTACTCTTGGATGGTAACACCGAATCCAGCATCGTTGACGCGCTCAAAGGCTTATCACCAAGGGATGCCACCGCTCTTATTCTGTCTTCACCCACTTATCAATTAGCCTAA
- a CDS encoding DUF1501 domain-containing protein, producing MNRRDFLALMTLTAALAAASSGNSATGANNNQKTLLLIELAGGNDGLNTFIPYSDSNYYRLRPNLGIKDGIPITSSVALHPSLKDLKPILEQGRLAVVQNVSYPEPNLSHFRSKDIWQSGHPRGSTDSGWIARYLESIHAKTADAIFLGEEYPLALIGNGDDHFLQLSPNLIVKNKSKLGHAIQALYLVPQSNAIAEKIRRTVLESEEAIKKLSQDLNKRIANGGYAPTSIGRQFALMGRLLESSPKVLYMTIGGWDTHAHQLQTHKRLLEELSLGIAALERDIQSKGMGKNVLIMVQSEFGRRPAENGTGGTDHGTTVPLILVGDVRSGFYGGNPALDSLVNSNLPVKVDFRSVYGEILSKWIKVNPTKILGEKFPEVGFLA from the coding sequence ATGAATAGACGTGACTTCCTAGCTTTAATGACGTTAACGGCTGCCCTCGCCGCCGCAAGTTCTGGAAATTCAGCAACTGGGGCTAATAACAATCAAAAAACCTTACTACTAATTGAACTAGCAGGGGGGAATGATGGCTTGAATACTTTCATCCCCTATAGCGATTCTAACTACTATAGATTGCGTCCAAATTTAGGCATCAAGGATGGTATCCCTATTACTTCTAGCGTGGCATTACATCCTTCTCTTAAAGATTTAAAACCAATTTTAGAACAAGGGAGATTAGCGGTGGTTCAAAACGTCAGTTATCCAGAGCCGAATTTATCTCACTTCCGCTCTAAGGATATATGGCAAAGCGGGCATCCCCGGGGTTCTACTGATAGCGGTTGGATTGCTAGGTATTTAGAATCTATTCATGCCAAAACTGCTGATGCCATATTTTTAGGAGAAGAATATCCTTTAGCATTAATTGGGAATGGGGACGATCACTTTCTGCAATTATCTCCGAATCTTATTGTAAAGAATAAAAGTAAGCTAGGACACGCAATTCAAGCACTTTATCTTGTACCGCAATCTAATGCGATCGCCGAGAAAATTCGCCGTACAGTTTTAGAAAGCGAAGAGGCAATCAAAAAGTTAAGCCAAGACTTAAATAAACGAATTGCCAATGGCGGATATGCTCCAACTTCTATTGGCAGGCAATTTGCACTCATGGGCAGGTTACTAGAATCCAGCCCCAAAGTTTTGTATATGACTATCGGTGGTTGGGATACTCATGCTCATCAGCTCCAAACTCATAAGCGTCTTTTAGAAGAATTAAGCCTAGGCATAGCTGCCTTGGAAAGGGATATCCAATCTAAAGGGATGGGTAAAAATGTCTTGATTATGGTGCAAAGCGAATTCGGTCGCAGACCTGCGGAAAACGGGACGGGTGGGACTGATCATGGTACTACAGTACCCTTAATTCTGGTAGGGGATGTGCGATCGGGCTTCTATGGGGGGAATCCAGCCCTCGATAGCTTGGTAAACTCTAACCTACCTGTAAAAGTCGATTTTCGCTCTGTCTATGGAGAAATTCTCAGTAAATGGATTAAGGTGAATCCCACAAAAATTTTAGGTGAAAAGTTTCCAGAAGTTGGTTTCTTAGCCTAA
- the argJ gene encoding bifunctional glutamate N-acetyltransferase/amino-acid acetyltransferase ArgJ, which produces MADWQEVSGGVTAAKGYRASGIKAGLKPSGAPDLALIVSDVGAIAAGVFTTSCVRAACVDFNRQVLESGSLVKAILCNAGQANASTGEEGWRNAVETAQLVQTALETEESVLVASTGVIGRQLRMDLIRPAIPQVVAALSVDGGDAAAKAIITTDLVTKAIALEADFDGIPIRVGGISKGSGMIHPNMATMLAFVTCDAAVAPTLWQEMVSRACDRSFNQITVDGDTSTNDMLLALSNGQSGTPGILEAESPTAQKLEAMLTEVCIYLAKAIARDGEGATCLIEITVSGASDQAAARQVAKTIAGSSLVKSAVFGRDPNWGRIAAAAGRSGIVFDQTQLDIQLGDFVMMSQGTPQTFDRNAASNYLKSPTVQIKVKIGNGAGEGTAWGCDLSYDYVKINAEYTT; this is translated from the coding sequence ATGGCAGATTGGCAAGAGGTATCTGGCGGAGTTACGGCGGCAAAAGGTTATCGAGCTTCTGGGATCAAAGCGGGGCTAAAGCCTTCGGGTGCTCCAGATTTAGCATTAATAGTTAGTGATGTGGGTGCGATCGCCGCAGGGGTATTTACAACTTCTTGTGTACGGGCTGCTTGTGTTGATTTTAACCGTCAGGTTTTAGAGTCGGGATCGCTGGTTAAAGCCATTCTTTGTAATGCGGGTCAGGCAAATGCCAGCACGGGTGAAGAAGGTTGGCGCAATGCTGTGGAAACTGCCCAACTAGTACAAACTGCCCTAGAGACTGAAGAGTCTGTATTAGTAGCATCCACTGGGGTAATCGGACGGCAACTGCGTATGGATTTAATTCGTCCCGCCATTCCCCAAGTGGTAGCAGCTTTATCTGTGGATGGTGGAGATGCGGCAGCCAAGGCAATTATTACCACCGACTTAGTCACCAAAGCGATCGCCCTAGAAGCAGATTTTGATGGTATTCCTATTCGAGTTGGTGGTATCTCCAAGGGTTCAGGCATGATTCATCCGAATATGGCAACGATGCTGGCTTTTGTCACCTGTGATGCAGCTGTGGCTCCAACTCTGTGGCAAGAAATGGTCAGTCGAGCTTGCGATCGCAGTTTTAATCAAATTACCGTTGATGGCGATACCAGCACTAACGATATGCTTTTGGCACTGAGCAATGGGCAATCTGGTACTCCCGGTATTCTGGAGGCAGAATCTCCTACGGCACAAAAACTAGAGGCAATGTTAACCGAGGTTTGTATTTATCTAGCAAAGGCGATCGCCCGTGATGGCGAAGGAGCCACCTGTTTAATTGAAATTACCGTCAGTGGTGCCAGTGATCAAGCTGCTGCTCGTCAAGTTGCCAAAACTATTGCTGGTTCTTCTTTAGTTAAATCCGCCGTATTTGGACGTGATCCTAACTGGGGGAGAATTGCGGCTGCGGCAGGGCGATCGGGAATAGTCTTTGATCAAACCCAACTGGATATTCAGCTTGGTGATTTTGTAATGATGTCCCAAGGCACACCTCAAACCTTTGATCGAAATGCTGCCAGTAATTATCTGAAAAGTCCTACTGTGCAAATTAAAGTCAAAATTGGTAATGGGGCAGGAGAGGGTACAGCGTGGGGCTGCGATCTTAGCTATGATTATGTAAAGATTAACGCCGAATATACTACCTGA
- a CDS encoding aminodeoxychorismate/anthranilate synthase component II, with protein sequence MILVIDNYDSFTYNLVQYLGELLPNYPHLGEVLVKRNDEITITEIKNLNPVGIVISPGPGRPEESGVSLDVIQELGASTPILGVCLGHQSMGLIYGGKVVRAPYLMHGKTSQIYHTNTGVFAGLDNPFTATRYHSLVIDPEHCPEILEITAWTEDKIIMAVRHRDYPYVQGVQFHPESILTTSGKKLLGNFLNSLKPLVKIS encoded by the coding sequence ATGATTCTGGTTATAGACAACTACGATAGCTTTACCTATAACTTAGTGCAGTACCTAGGGGAGTTGTTACCCAATTATCCTCACTTAGGAGAAGTATTAGTTAAACGTAATGATGAAATTACGATCACCGAAATCAAAAACCTAAATCCCGTGGGTATCGTTATTTCCCCAGGACCTGGTCGTCCTGAAGAGTCGGGGGTATCGCTAGATGTCATACAAGAATTAGGGGCATCCACACCAATTTTAGGTGTATGTTTGGGTCATCAAAGTATGGGTTTAATCTATGGTGGGAAAGTAGTTCGCGCCCCCTATCTTATGCATGGCAAAACTTCCCAGATTTATCATACCAATACAGGTGTATTTGCAGGCTTAGATAATCCATTTACTGCCACTCGCTATCATAGTCTCGTAATTGATCCAGAGCATTGTCCAGAGATTTTGGAAATCACAGCATGGACAGAGGACAAGATCATTATGGCGGTGAGGCATCGAGATTATCCCTATGTGCAGGGCGTGCAGTTCCATCCTGAAAGCATCCTCACAACTTCGGGTAAAAAGCTCCTAGGCAATTTCTTAAACAGCCTGAAGCCCTTAGTTAAAATTAGTTAA
- a CDS encoding cation:proton antiporter, producing MQEDFRLIVDLVLVLSVACGGGLLAARLNLPVILGYLCGGIVVGPMGLGLIKELIQVETLAQFGVAFLLFALGVEFSLGQLKKVQAIGLGGGTLQIFSTITLTAIVSTAIGWVTTPVQGIFLGAILSLSSTAVVLRGLMESNESESVHGQIMLSILIVQDLALGLMLAVLPALDQPSDAIALAVVKALLLMALFAGGAITAGIWIIPPLLKAVAKTESRELFLLTVIVLCFAIALLTEYLGLSIEMGAFVAGLMISEVEYADQTLSYVEPLRDVFATLFFAAIGMLIDPLFLWQHLELILGLVAIVMIGKFAIVVPLVLVFKYPLRIAITVGLGLVQIGEFSFVLASEGQILGIVSRQVYLLILGTTAVTLIVTPFLMKATPKILELLEKAPLFKTWLNRMDIPQEISANANLKNHVVVCGYGRVGQNIVHLLLAKGYPVLVIELSEAKVQLMRDRHIPYIYGNCASELVLEKAEVQHAKSMVVVTRDSMSTRLCVKHAITLAPKLDIVARAFSDSDIDSLYQLGAKEVVHPEFEASLELSTHLLQSLGETKQAIDLEIMNVRNRRYADLRPDLVCPLPILNASDYLEPSMGKGLELADTLSSEIPGSSKQ from the coding sequence GTGCAAGAAGATTTTCGCTTAATTGTTGATTTAGTTCTAGTCCTTTCTGTAGCTTGTGGGGGGGGCTTATTAGCAGCTAGGTTAAACCTTCCCGTAATTTTAGGCTATCTGTGCGGTGGGATTGTAGTTGGTCCGATGGGCTTAGGTTTGATTAAGGAATTAATTCAAGTAGAAACCTTGGCGCAGTTTGGTGTGGCATTTTTATTATTTGCCCTTGGGGTGGAGTTTTCCCTAGGACAATTAAAAAAAGTACAGGCAATTGGTTTGGGCGGTGGCACTTTACAAATTTTTAGCACGATCACACTCACAGCTATTGTCTCTACAGCGATCGGTTGGGTAACTACGCCAGTACAGGGCATATTTTTAGGGGCAATTTTATCCCTATCGTCAACGGCGGTGGTATTGCGGGGCTTGATGGAATCTAACGAGTCGGAATCCGTACATGGGCAGATCATGTTAAGCATTTTAATCGTGCAGGACTTAGCTTTAGGTTTGATGTTGGCAGTTTTACCCGCTTTAGATCAACCCTCGGATGCGATCGCTCTAGCTGTGGTGAAAGCTTTGTTGTTAATGGCTTTATTTGCAGGGGGAGCAATTACGGCAGGTATCTGGATTATTCCCCCCTTACTAAAAGCCGTGGCTAAAACCGAAAGCCGTGAATTATTTTTGTTAACTGTGATTGTGCTGTGTTTTGCGATCGCCCTCCTGACAGAATATCTGGGCTTATCCATTGAAATGGGAGCATTTGTTGCTGGTTTAATGATCTCTGAAGTGGAGTATGCCGATCAAACCCTGTCCTATGTGGAACCATTACGGGATGTATTTGCTACTTTATTTTTTGCAGCGATCGGAATGCTGATTGATCCATTATTTTTATGGCAGCATTTAGAGTTGATTTTGGGCTTAGTAGCGATCGTGATGATTGGCAAGTTTGCGATCGTGGTACCGTTGGTTTTGGTGTTCAAATATCCCCTGCGCATAGCAATTACCGTAGGGTTGGGTTTAGTTCAGATCGGAGAATTTTCCTTTGTTTTAGCTAGTGAAGGGCAAATCCTGGGCATTGTATCTCGGCAGGTATATCTCTTGATTTTAGGGACTACGGCTGTGACTTTAATCGTTACGCCATTTTTGATGAAGGCAACCCCGAAAATTTTGGAGCTACTAGAAAAAGCACCATTGTTTAAAACTTGGCTGAACCGCATGGATATTCCCCAAGAAATTTCTGCTAATGCCAATCTTAAAAATCATGTGGTTGTCTGTGGCTATGGACGGGTGGGACAGAATATCGTGCATTTACTTTTAGCTAAGGGCTACCCCGTACTCGTAATTGAATTATCCGAGGCAAAGGTGCAGTTAATGCGCGATCGCCACATTCCGTATATCTATGGCAACTGTGCCAGTGAATTAGTACTAGAAAAAGCTGAGGTACAACATGCTAAGTCAATGGTGGTAGTGACCCGTGATTCTATGAGTACAAGACTATGTGTTAAACATGCGATCACCCTTGCTCCGAAGCTAGACATCGTTGCCCGTGCCTTTAGTGACAGCGATATAGATTCTCTATACCAGTTAGGTGCTAAAGAAGTAGTCCATCCTGAATTTGAAGCCAGCCTTGAACTGTCAACCCATTTGCTGCAAAGCCTTGGGGAAACCAAACAAGCCATAGACCTAGAAATTATGAATGTTCGCAATCGTCGCTATGCCGATCTCCGTCCTGATTTAGTGTGTCCTCTACCAATTCTCAATGCTAGTGACTACCTTGAACCTTCAATGGGCAAAGGCTTAGAACTAGCAGATACATTATCTTCAGAGATACCAGGTAGTTCTAAACAATAA
- a CDS encoding GerMN domain-containing protein, which produces MGIHTKVNIPKFWIGSAIVVAMIVGAGTAYILKSPDVTITNPTSTVGEITITGYLIEPRGNKFVAVPVPVKAKNNQDAIATALNQIITTKSDNLYSAIPTDTKVLDLRVTGNDIYLNLSKQFTSGGGSDSMRGRLIQLLYTATSLNPNANLFLSVEGKPLDYLGGEGLEVSQPLRRQNFSLEF; this is translated from the coding sequence ATGGGAATTCACACTAAAGTCAACATTCCTAAATTCTGGATCGGTTCGGCGATCGTTGTGGCTATGATAGTCGGGGCAGGAACTGCGTATATCCTTAAATCCCCTGATGTTACTATTACTAACCCAACCAGTACCGTTGGTGAAATTACGATTACAGGCTATTTAATTGAACCCCGTGGTAATAAATTTGTGGCAGTACCAGTGCCAGTCAAGGCTAAAAATAATCAAGATGCGATCGCCACAGCCCTTAATCAGATCATTACGACTAAATCAGATAATCTTTACAGTGCCATTCCTACGGACACAAAAGTGCTTGACCTTAGGGTAACTGGTAATGACATTTACTTAAACTTGTCTAAACAGTTTACCAGTGGCGGTGGCAGTGACAGTATGAGAGGCAGACTAATTCAATTGCTATATACGGCGACTAGTCTGAATCCCAATGCCAATTTATTTCTATCCGTAGAAGGTAAACCCCTAGATTACCTCGGTGGTGAAGGACTCGAAGTTTCCCAACCTTTACGCCGCCAAAATTTTTCCTTAGAGTTTTAA
- a CDS encoding glycoside hydrolase family 3 N-terminal domain-containing protein: MPSLPELDALLSLPLRSQIAQMIVVRASGYLYDHQIQYPQWEIPAQALHKLISDGVGGVILVGGSAPEIYLRTQALQAQASIPLLIAADVEEGVGQRFNGATYFPPPMSLGAIAQEFGKEIGNKYAEAMGAITAQESLAIGLNWVLAPIVDINNNPANPVINVRAFGQEPEQVINLTTAFINGVSHYPVLTTAKHFPGHGDTAVDSHLQTPVLAHSRDRFDQIELQPFQAAIKAGVDTVMSAHVFAPSLDANTISTLSHPTLTGLLRQELGFTGLIVTDALIMAGVSDRHSPEEVAVQAILAGADILLMPVDAERTINAIMQAVESGKITRARIKESLGRVWKAKAKIFNSDFRPSLEDIGSAASLKIAAEITTKSIKVHLPNSRPLQIRTNLILVDDVLSCGEFLDSQTIKKIPDHIIADAHSIATICQGLDQTTPTLVQIFSRGNPFRGNAGIYAQIESLIKQLISHNQLKAIALYGSPYNLDRLIPLLTPNIAWAFSYSQQAIAQQEIMQRLGINSLN; this comes from the coding sequence ATGCCTAGCCTTCCCGAACTTGATGCTTTATTGTCTCTACCGTTGCGATCGCAAATTGCCCAAATGATCGTAGTCCGAGCCTCTGGGTATCTTTATGATCATCAAATTCAATATCCCCAATGGGAAATTCCAGCGCAGGCATTACATAAATTAATTAGTGATGGAGTGGGGGGGGTAATTTTAGTTGGCGGTAGCGCGCCTGAAATTTATCTGAGAACCCAAGCTCTGCAAGCTCAAGCATCTATTCCCTTACTCATTGCCGCCGATGTGGAAGAAGGCGTGGGACAAAGATTTAACGGAGCAACATATTTCCCGCCCCCCATGTCATTGGGAGCAATTGCTCAGGAATTTGGTAAAGAAATTGGTAATAAATATGCTGAAGCGATGGGGGCAATTACAGCCCAGGAATCACTGGCGATCGGCTTAAATTGGGTTTTAGCTCCCATTGTCGATATTAATAATAACCCTGCTAATCCTGTCATTAATGTACGAGCCTTTGGGCAGGAACCAGAACAGGTCATAAATTTAACCACAGCATTTATCAACGGTGTCAGTCACTATCCCGTTTTAACCACTGCTAAGCATTTTCCCGGACATGGTGATACAGCAGTGGATTCCCATTTGCAAACCCCGGTTTTGGCACATAGCCGCGATCGCTTTGATCAGATCGAACTTCAACCATTTCAGGCTGCGATTAAAGCAGGAGTGGATACGGTCATGTCAGCCCATGTATTTGCGCCTAGCCTAGATGCCAATACCATTAGTACCCTTTCCCATCCCACCCTAACGGGATTACTCAGGCAGGAGTTGGGATTTACAGGTTTAATTGTCACCGATGCTTTAATTATGGCAGGAGTCAGCGATCGCCACAGTCCCGAAGAAGTAGCAGTGCAGGCAATCTTGGCAGGTGCGGATATTTTATTAATGCCTGTTGATGCGGAGCGAACTATTAATGCCATCATGCAAGCGGTAGAGTCGGGAAAAATTACGAGAGCACGAATTAAGGAATCCTTAGGCAGAGTCTGGAAAGCTAAAGCCAAAATCTTTAACTCTGATTTTCGTCCTAGTCTTGAAGATATTGGCAGTGCCGCCAGCTTGAAAATTGCCGCAGAAATCACTACTAAATCTATTAAAGTACATCTTCCTAACTCTCGTCCCCTCCAAATTAGGACTAATTTAATTCTGGTTGATGATGTTTTGTCCTGCGGAGAGTTTTTAGATAGCCAAACTATTAAGAAAATTCCTGATCATATTATTGCTGACGCTCACTCCATTGCTACTATTTGCCAAGGTCTAGATCAGACTACGCCCACCCTAGTCCAAATTTTTAGTCGAGGCAATCCATTTCGAGGTAATGCAGGTATATATGCGCAAATTGAAAGTTTAATTAAGCAATTAATCAGCCACAATCAATTAAAAGCGATAGCCCTCTATGGCAGTCCTTATAATCTTGATCGCCTAATTCCCTTGCTTACTCCCAATATTGCTTGGGCATTTTCCTATAGCCAACAAGCGATCGCCCAACAGGAAATAATGCAAAGACTCGGTATCAATTCTCTAAATTAA